The segment GTTCTTATGGACATGCCAAAACCGACTCCAATTTCGAAGCCGATTTCGGAACTAATTCCGTACCCGATTCCTATTCCGGAACTGATTGCGGAACCAATTCCAGCGCCGATTtcgatcgattccggaaactgatttcggacctactatccggaattgattccaaaaATCTTTGGAGCTggacggaatcgattccgatgaaGACTATATTTTTGCCATCACTAGTTCAGAATATAGGCTTGAAACGTGTGTCGATTCCTCCGGAGATGTTGAGATATCCCAAAATTGGCGACGCCCAACATTGTGCTACTTAGTTAGCATGTTGACAAAGCATGGTGACAAGCATGTGATTTGTGTGGAGAACACACTCTGGAGTCTTCGGTTCACTTGCCTTTAGTGATTACAGCTCCTGCCAGTGTTATTCATTAGATGGGTTTCTCGTTTTAGCCGTTGTAGCCTTCCGGAGATTTCATGTTGACTTTGCTGCCAGCTCTCCGCTCTGATGCGAAGTTGAGTTTTTAAAGGTGGTTTTTGAtaaccataaaaaaaatacaactaaTAGGAAAATACAACAATAGACTTTTTCCTGGTCTTGGAGATGCCATTAAGAGAGTTGAAGTTTTAGCTTCAGTCAGTTTTATAGTGCGTCCAGCGTCCCTATCCTGGTATTAACTATTCTCCAACATTCCGGACAACATCACATTGCATGTTAGAAGTTGGTATTATTCCTGCAATTGTTGTAGTATAGAGTGACATCCATTTCCAATAAATCATACCCAGGTTGAGCGTCTGATCAAACAACACACTCGCTGTTAATTAATTGGCTTGTTTGCTCTGCTGTCGCCACAACTTATTACTACCAAACAAACCCACTAGTGTGTAGTTATAAAAAGCGAAGGACACACTGGCCACCTCTGCAACGATTGCATTCCCACTTCACGATGGCTTACCGACTGCTGGTGAGCTGTCTGCTACTGCTACAGCTCGTACTAACGCAAGCCGACGGAGGCAGCTTTCTAGCACCGTCCGGTAGTAACTACTGTCCCATACCGCTGGAAGTGCTGGAGCAGGAGAACGGCACCGCCCCGGCCGACTGGAGTGCCAGCTGCACCCAACGCCGCACGGAGGATCACGCCAAGATCGAGCAAGCAGTCGCAGTAATCAAGGACCACTTGGAGAAGCAGGCAGCCGCCACCAAACCTATACGGGACGAGTTGCGCCAGTTTGGCGGCACACTGTTACCACTGCTAAACTCCGCCCAGGTCAAGACCGATGCCGccgagctggacgagctgcGCATGAGTGTGCTGGTCGCTGCGATTGAGGCTGGCCGCATACCAGAAGCGATGACGCAGTTCCTCATGCTGGCCGGCTGGAACCGATGGCCGCAAATCGTCGCCCAGATCTACCAGAACACGAGACGCGACCGACAGCACATTGCGAACCTGCTGGAGTTTATCCGCATTGTGCCGGCGCCCGACGACCGGGTCGCGTTCTACCACGAGCTGAAGAAGCACATGGTCGCGAGCAAGGACTACGAGTCGTACCTCGGCGCCCTGTTTGCGGCCGATGCCTTCCATGTGGTGTACGAGGCGGACGGCAAGACGCCGCTGAACGAGAGCGACGTGAAGGCGCTCTACACCACGATGCTGGACGGTGCGGGGGCGTACTTCCAGCGTGCCCTGCTAACCGGCGCCAACCGGTACGATCTGTTCCTGCTCGACGAGCATCATCCGCAGCTGTTCGATCTGCTGTTCGACCGCATCGTGAACGTGTCCCAGGCGAATATGCGCAAGTTCAACTCGTGGCAGATGATGGGAGCGCTCTGCCGCGTGCACCGGCCAATGTCAAAGGTGCTGCTGTTCCGCAAGACCGCCAACCTGCTACTGGACCACTTCAAGTGGGAGAAGGAGAACGAGTACTACGCGCCGATGCTGGCCGGCTACTTCGAGGTGTGCCTGCCGGACATCCGGAAGGATCCAGCCACCGCCGGTCTCGTCACGGAGGTGCAGAACATCTTCGGCCGCTACAAGAAGGGGATGAACTACAAGAGCATCTCGCATATCATTGGCAAGAATATCCACGCGTATGCTGGGTAGGATTGTGGGTTAAGAATAAAATGACCGATGTGTATAATGCAGCCATTTCCATCAACGTGGAGTAGTTTATGTCAGGCGTTTGACGTTCTTTATTGACTTGGTCGAGGAAGCGCTAGGAGGGAGCCGTCGTAGGGacgacacaacaacacaaaggATACAGTGCTAGCACATAACGATACATTCTGCACGCGCGCCTTCCAACCGACCGCCTGGAGGGTCTCGTGGAGCTCTGCTCCGGTACGTCATTCGATGACGTACGCACGTAACACCTCCGGGAAAGTCGCATAGGGAGTCGCGCATGCGGTATGGGATTATATAAAGAGCCTTAGACAACTAGTAAATGCAATATCGGCACATTAGagggttctctctctctctctctctctctctctctctctctctctttctctctatctataTGTCTCTTTTTCTCGTCCCTGTGGGAGGAAaggaatgttttcttttcgtttgcgTCGCAGTTTGCCGTCCTCCGCCTACTTCGCTCCCAGCATCAGCAGGTTCGGGTTCTCCAGGTACTGCTTCCACAGGTTGGAGAAGCTGGCCATCGTGACGCCGTCTATGATGCGATGGTCCGCCGTCCAGCTGACCACCATGATGTGGGCCGGCACAACCCGCCCGTCCGCATCGAACCGGGGCAGGACCCGCGTCTGCCCGAGCCCACCGATCGCGACCTGGGGCGTCATCACGACCGGGTGCGTGTACGTGCCGCCAATCTGCAGGTGTACGAGAGGGAGTGGAAAATCAACAAAccatttcacacacacacacacacacacacagcaacgccATCACACAGTACGTACAATGCCGATGTTAGACAGGGCGAACGTGCCGTTGGCAAAATCGTTCGGCGTGAGGGCCCCCTTGGCGCCCCGCTCCTGCAGCGCGTTCAGGTCCTGCGCTATCTGCAGGATCGACTTCTGCTCGACGCTCTTCACGTTCGGCACCACCAGCCCCTGGGGCGTCTGCATCGCGACGCTAATGTTGTGGTAGCGCTTGTAGATGACGCTCTCGGACGGCTCGTCGAACGAGCTGTTCAGTATCGGGTGCTGGAGCAGCGCGTTCGAGGCCGCCTTCAGGAAGAACGGCATGTAGGTGAGCTTCACGCCCCGGGCGGCGGCCTCCTCCTTCAACTCGGCGCGTACCGCTACCAGCCGCGTCACGTCCACCTCGTCGCAGTACGCAAAGTGTGGTATTTTCTGTGGGGGAATAGGTTGATGTTAGGGAGATTAAGGTTTAAAGGTTTGTTACGTCCGTTACGTCGTTACGTCTGTTGGGTATCATCAATCTTTCGTCGTGAGACATTTGTCGAACTCGAACTGAATCTCTaatgattcataaatctccaaggtttcatgaatctcgaaagattcaccAAATCTTCAAACATTCATGAATCTAGAATGTCATTAATCCATTCAGATTCATAAGTCTCCagagattaatgaatctttagagatacccatctctttcattttcaaaatattgaattggCACGATTCCAAGCCTCGCATGGACCGTCTTTCCgaggcaaaacaaactatccggctgcatAGTAGTTGCCAAGATgcctcgaaagcctgtataggctggcatgattacgtaggttgttacgccaagaagaagaataataaaaggTTCATGCTCGATGATTTtttggagatttatgaatccctaaagattcatgaatctttcgagacaTATGAatctttgagattcatgaacctCTCCaaccgagattcagattcattgaatcattccaaaggttgattcagattcatgaatctgaatcagatttacccaacgCTACGCAATGCGTCCATCCTTACCAGTGCGTCCGTCATCGAACGAACCATCGCCTTGGCGACTCCCTTCAGTGGAACGACCGTTTCGGCCTGCTTCAGATCGAGCGGGGCCGTCGGTTCCGCCTTCCGCTGCTCCTTGGCCACCAGTGACGGATGGGGCTTGACCGTACCCTTCGGTATCACCTCCAGGAACTCGAGCACGTCACCCTTGAGGACGCGTCCGTTCCGCCCGGTAGCCGGTACCTTCGACAGGTCCACCTTGTTCTCCATCGCTATCCGCCGGACGGCGGGCGTAGCAAGCACCTTGCCGGATGCTGCCGTCGCCGCCACCTGACCCGCCTGCTGGGCAGCCGCTTTCGTGTCCTCCTCGtcggagctgctgctgtcgctgctgctactgctaccacTGTCATCGCCTTCCTCGTCGACCACATCGAAATCCAGCAACGGTTTGCCGACCAGCGCCACCCCGTCGACGTCGTGGTGCAGCTTCACGATCTTCCCGTCGTACCGGCTGGTGATCGTGACCGACGCCTTGTCGCTCTGCACCTCGCACAGGTTGTCGAACTGCTCGACCACGTCGCCCACCTTCACGTACCACTCCTTCACCGTCACCTCCCGGATGCCCTCGCCAATGTCAGACAGGTGAAAGGAGACGACACGGTCCAGCGCCGCGGTCGTGTGCAGCGCGCGCCCAAACGCGTGCGATGGCTGAAAGAAcaggcaacaaacaaacaggcaTACACTTTAATGTAATGCAACAAAATCACCCAATTTATGAATGGTACACACGCAAATGGATTAGCAACATGCATGATTGAGAATTGCGAGTCGGCGACCCGCTCGGGCGTGTGCACACATAATCTGGACGCTGGAATATTTTGATTGCTGATCCGATGTTTTGACTTGCCGCACCGTGCATAGAAACTGGCGATTGCACCCAGTTGCATGGTTGTGGACGGATTGCTTTTCCGCAACAATAAATGATTACCGAAGCATTAAACCTTTGCATGGCGTTGCATCGAACTGCACAGAAATCTTTAATTCAacgactgtttttttttaaatagaaagtAAAGAGCAAACAATTTCCAAATCATGCAAGATATCGTGCGAGCAAAAACCGTTTTACTCTATGATCAAGCAAGCAGAACAGTGAATATGGAATCCGGAGAGGCACTAACGGAGGATCAATGTTCTTGGATTTTCCCTTATTGATCAGGcgatatttgttttttatttgattgctgATATTGAGTTCTTGTTTGATATCTTGATAGTATTTAATCTCCATCGGTACATTGATAGATTCTTCCCAAGATCCAAGACTCCTTGATGATCAATCCTAAATGGTTCTTGATGTAGGATCCAATATCCAGACGATTTCGAGATTTCGTGACGATCTAAAGCGACAACTCTGCTGGCAAAGATCATCCAGAGTTGCTTCAATCAGAAGATTTAGGTCATCCGAAGCCTTACGTACTTCAAAGTTAGCTGCCTCAAACATTGGCAGCATCGTCGGCAACATATTGTACCTCTTCCTGATGGCGTTAAATGGGCAGCAAGACTTGCAAAATGGTCTTCAGTTTGACAAGTTACAAAATAAATAGGCAAACAAGCTTGATTTCTTCTTGCGATTCTCCTAAAAGCCATTTAGCGCATCACGGGTAGCTGGCGTGTTTAGCACACTATCAATTTCTGGCACAAGGCTCCCCGTGGGTTGTGGGTTTCAATTAGCAAAGGATTTTTGTCATCCCGTGTTCTTCCTGATTTCTTCGAGGTTtacctccctctctctatctctctttctctctaccgCTCTGGAATCGCTAGAGCATAAAGGTCGCCTGCGACAGCTTTGACGTAAGGCGCCACGCAACGGCGCTCCTCTGTTTTGATGCCTGGCTTTCCGAGAAAGGGGATGAAACGCTGAGAGAAGGGGTCCACCAACCCGGTGCCGTTGAAAGTGAAATTCTCGGGCGGGGTTTGATCGTGCGGTTGTCCGGTTGGCACAGGTCGTGCCGGGCGATAGGGCAATCAAAAACATCTCTACTCTCTAGGGCTtcttcgttgttgttgtggacACTCGCTGTACAcgtaaacacacactcacacactcacgcacacacacacacagtcacacacatacaggtcTGCCGACAGGCTTATCGTACTGCGCATACGGGCGAGTGTTGATCGTGGGTTTGTCGACGTGCTGGAGAAAACATTACGTAATGCTCGGGGAGCAGGgggccaccgccgccgccaagAGTACCTCCTGGAGCATACTTACAGGCCGTCGGCAGGTTGAGCCACCGCAGGCTAGCAGATGGTGCCGGGCGATGGATGCACCGTAGCGCCGCAGGTTGAACAGGCCGGAcattgtgtctgtgtttttggGGGTTGTGACGAGCACTCTCAGCAATGCCACAGACAATTCCAACGCTTCGCTTCTAGACCACCGCGTTTGACTGGAGGAGCTACTGGAGCACTGCTGCAAACCGTGACCGTCGCGGACTGACTTCCGTGCTGCTTGTCCGCCCGTCGTGCCCTAGCCTCGGCGTCTCGCTTAATGTCGACTGCGCcccgtgcgcgcgcgctcttgcCACCTTCACCTTCGCGAGCCGATGCGAGAGGTGCCCGAACGCGCTTAAACCGCAAACGCAACCGCGCTTTGCCGACACGAGATTCCGCCGACCGAAATGGTTAGGGTGTGTTGGTGCAGCAAAGTGGTCCCCGTCCCCGGTTTCTGTGGCAGGCCGGGGGTGCCTTTGTGTGCGTGCAATCTTGCCGGAACGCATCGCGTTTCTCGCCAGAGAGTGGGGCATTAAATGACTCGTTACCATGTGAAGTTTGCTACGTGTTATCTGGAAACATCGCCCCCCCCTCTCCGATCGATTCCATCTTTTGCTctcgtgtctgtgtgtgcgtttctgtGTGCGTAAGCGGCGAGAATCGTCAACAACCACGTGTTTTCGCAAAATACTTGCGGCACTGCGGCCTTGAATGTAATTGCGTAAAttataactttttttaaatgataattATAGATGGTGGAGAGATTGGAAAAGGTTGAAAAAGATGTTTGATACTACACAATTTTTGTTAATagaaataaatagaaataaaaacaatcaacataaCGAGCAAAACAAGCGGAGAAAAATGCGTGTTGTTAAAGGTTCACGCCCTCTGGGGTGTTTTATCCAAAGCATTATCCCAGTGGGCTTTCATGACGACACGAAAGCTCCGTTCGAAAGCTTTGTGATATTACAGGGTGTCACGGGATGTAACTCCAGACGGTGGTGACACTTTTGCGATTCACCATGAGTCACAATGCTAGAACTGGTtgtgggtaaagttggcaaaaaatgGCGACTCAGATACGACTCCAaacatccggagtcgtccggaagcTGAGGAATTAAGTCTGCGTTAGAGTTAACATGAAAGACTCTTGAGTTTACTCTTGAATATCGTTTTGAAAACTCCAAATGTTTGGCGTACccgtggtacaatcgtcaGGTAGCACGACATACAAGTCGTTGTGGGTTCTATCCTCATTTGGACAGTCTTAACGTGGTAAAAACTGACTATATCCGGCTGCGTTGTACTAAtaaataagtctcgaaagcctgtactGAGCTGAccgcgtaggtcgttacgccaaatagaagaagagaaaTAAACAATATCCAACTTTCAATCATTACTATTGGACTATTATTACTATTGGAAATCATTTCAGAAATTCAAATTCGTGTTCTTATTCATATTTGTTTATGTGTAGGCATCTGGTTAAATCCTGTAGGTTTATACCCGACAGAAGGGACTACAAGTTCAAACAGCTTTTTGCAAGAGGCTCTGACGTCTGAAATCTAAAAATCTTCGAGAAACATGTACTCTGGAATATCATTTTGCTCCTAGCCAAGCTGATCTTAGGCATAAGCTGTGTGACTGCTACTTAGATCCTCAATAGTGGTGTCTATTACCTACATCACTATTTTCTATCTCAGACTAGTTATTCTGATGATTGATCAAGTGGAATCATATCCATTCCTGATGAGCTGGAGTTCAGTCCATACAAGATTTGAACCCTGGATGGACAGTCTTTCAAGCTATGCATTTTACTGTTTCATGAGGAGAACTGACACAATGCAGGTCAAGCAAGACAAAAACATAgataacataaataaacacattaaaactatttttaaacatttaaatgcATAAAACTAAAGCTCCCCTTAATCCAGTTTAAAAGCAACCTCTCCTGCGTACAGGTGACTCGAGAAAACAGGTGTGgacggttttgtttgttcacaCCCGTTATCGTGCCGATCGAGCTGAAATAGGTCACACCCGACAGCCGTACGATCGCTTCCTCTACCCATACGCTGCGTGGTTAAATAGCACTACAAACGTattacaaatacacacacacacaccgctagAAGCGTGCCGGAAATTGGAGGaatcttatcatcatcatcactttTTCCCTCTAGGGCATCAGCACGCGAATAGCAGCAACGCAGTACGCTATGTTTGGGGCAAGGGTAGTCATCAAAAGGAGGATAAATTCAATGAATCATCCAAGAATATCCAAGAAATTAGAGCAATGCTTATGGTTAGCAATGCTTGTGAGCTTATTGCTTATGGTGAGCATCAGGAATTCGAAGCTTGTAGAGATAGGCTTATTTAAAGGAAATTTAGAATCCACACAAAGTTTGAAGTCTTGTCCATCGGGGTAGCCATATGCAACAAACTTCTCtgaggtacagtatcggacattaagataggaccctttttttcaatgcaccgtgcacttgttttgccacgttactcgtgtttgtgtgtgtgtatgtgtgtgtgtatgtgtgtgagtgtgtgagtgtgtgtgtgtgtgtgtttgtgtgtgtgtgtgtttgtgtgtgtgtgtgtgcatgtgtgtgtgtgtagtagtagaaagtgagtgtgctttttaatgtgtatttgcaagtgcgcgggtttgtgtctgaaaaacatagcttgccatgatgtcatattgcgttgaaattattcttattatgtgtgttatcatgtgaaacattgtgcgtttacacttggataaaaactaaagtttgcatcgacagcagcccttgttcctcggacgaaaacgcaggtgtactgtttcatgaatgtgaatgcgacaccggtgcgaaatggacacacgcacaatagcaatgaactcggcattctctcacaggtgtttctccagtgcacgccattgaaaggccttcgtgcatctctgcgttgcacgttgtgtgcgaatggtaaactttgtgcgtgcattgagctggcgcgcagttgttcttttcaatgggcgttttgtttcatgagcgcggcagtattctgttctcgattttgaagggaagacgcttactcgcgtactcgttgatagtttttatccatgcgatgttttcgctgctcgacaacgatgtaattcatcgcgtatagaagtagaacgcaggcagagcacgggatcagccgtgtccaagtttttaaccagcgcgttcttgacggtccaagcaagcaatgttagtaacaatgggtcgaggtaaacgttgtaccgattatcagcgccatatgtaaaagcgaatggctgctgctggcattaagcgcaaaaggatcgagttcgtaatggaacgatcgcgcacttttgtggcaaacgcgcttcggacaaccgaaacgtgcttagacaactgaaacgcgcttggacaaccgaaacgcgtaAGTCAACCGgtcgtcctcagaagaccacggcgaaagaagaccgtaacattgttaatatatcgaaaacacactgatcgtgagggcggtggtcctgcttatcacaccaaaaacctaacccaaaacacaaaaaagctacttacaaatctatccgaaacgacctacttgtgaaacaaacacacacatcaatacacattcaaacatacatccacacacacacacacatgcacacacacatacacacacacacatacacacacatacacacacacacacacaaacacaaacacatacaaaccacacataaacttggcccaacgggtgcacggtgcgttaaaaacccaatgccctatctttctgtccgatactgtatcaCCAAATTCTTAAAATCTCCAAACGGGAAATTGGAATTCAAATGAGAGCAGGTGCTGCAGCCTTGAAATTGTCCAATGTTAGAACAAAACTGATTATTTTTAGACGCTTGATGACGTATGTTGCGTTGGAATTCGTACATGTAACGATACCCAAAAGGTTTTGTTGGAGTAAAATATTGAGTTTTAACAGATATGCTAAAGGCGGTAAACTCATTATTTTGCTATGTTTGGTCATCAGTAAtggagaagcagaaaaaaacacaatcccTTCAGCATAACTTTGGTATGTATCAGTTTGCATTCCAAGAAACCGTGTGAATCACAGTACCCATGATTCTGGCACCTATTTCCAGCACTGCTGCCCTAGCCTTTATCTTCGCTGAGATAAGGGCCACGCACACTGTTGACACTAACGCTTACTCAACAAGTTAGCTGGTTCGGATCCAATACACAGCCCGGGAAGGAAATAAGGGCTTCGAGCGTGGTGAGATCTGCAAGTTggatgactttttttttcttcctgcccGAAAGTGTAATCGCCAAAACCCTTTTACCCCAGTCGGTATAAGTTTCTAGATGGGGAATCGGCAGTGCATCAGCAAAACTTACCACTACGCATTCCCCGGAATGGCTACACTAACGGTTACAGGTTGGCACCTTATCTTATCtgtgctgctttttttctagTTTCAAGCTTATCTTGCTTTTTGCTCGCCACTGCCGGGCTGAAGGGTTTTTACGATAACGACGGGGACGGGCGCAGCAAGGTGATTGTATCGTAGACCCTGTGTTGCGCTCCATCAGAAACCGTGGGGACACCTGCCCAGCTATCCCAGTTATCGACAAGACAACGCCCAAAGCGGTTGGGCATCCTGGGCATCCGTGAACGTGCCAGCAGAAGTGCAGAAATAGTGTTTTACCTATAAACCTTTGGTCCGAGTGAAATTGTGTGTGGAATAGCAGTGAGAAAGGAGTGCAGTGAGTGGTGGAGTCCTGTAGAACAGACAGTGTAGTGGGAGCTACCGGAAGCTCCAGCAAATTATTTGCCCCGTACCGGTGCCCAACTTCAACAAGCAAACAGAACGCGTCCCCGGCACGCGCAGCACAGCCATGCGGTGGAAGTTACTTCTGCTGCTTTTCTGTGCGGTATCGCTGATCTCCCTATCAACCAGTGCCGCCGCAGAGGAGCACGAGCAAGAGCAGGATGACGCAACGGACGACGACTACGATGCGGTAGCGGCAGAGAATGAGGAGCAAACCGAACCGGAGGAGCAAACCGatccaagcgacgaaccggaAGACACCGATCAAAAAACGAACGAGGACGTGATCGACGTCGACACGGACGCAGTGGACGAGGGCAAGGATAAGAAGGGCAGATACTACAACTATGCCGACTTTCTGTCGGAGCTCGATATGTCCGACTCCAACTACAACTGGGAAGGTAAGCTAgatcagttttttgttttttttttattacttggAAAAGGATGAAAGTTCCCATCTACTGTACGCACACGGGATTCGTTTGAACTTGCTTGCTGTAGCCTAAAAGCGACTACCCTGTTTATCTTATCGTAGCACCTGTGTCCGCGTATTCTTGGGCCCACACGGATGACACATTCATTTGCGCAAACGCTTGTTATTGATTAGATTAGACCCGTCCATAGTTGTGTTGGAGAGCCCAAGACATACACGCACGACTGGATATTACACGCGAGCGCAGGGGCTTCTCTGCGGGGCAGAGGTTAGCCGTGCACCGGAAGGGCTGTGAAGTGCCCGAAGAGCACACGGTACATGTTGCAATTTTCATGCTGAAGCAACTCCACGCTCGGGAAGGCCGTTATCTTGATAACGGGCGTGTTGGGGACGATAACGACTTTCAATAACGACTTCATCGAGCCGATTTCAAACATGGAGGACGCATGATTGAAGTTGATCGATTCGAAGTTTGCCAATGGCTTGGTTGGATAAGAGCAGTGGCATGAGCGTTATAGAGCAAGGAGAGGTCTTTCGAGGTTATGTATATCAGAATGGCTGATCAAGCCCATGCCCAAGCCAGCTTATGTTGCGCCCCTCCACAGAGTACAGCAGACCACTTTATCTGATAACCCGTATCATCTAGCGATAGATAAATTGTGTAGTGTCGATTGCGAAATGCTCTCCTTATGCGGTGTGCGTTGATTCATGGCCATCGaataccctgtttttttctaatttcccTGCCCTAATACTATAGATCCAATGAATCGCGTCCAGCCGAAGGAACCGCCGACCCACAGCATCGACGGTGGGTACATCATCAACCCGACCCGGCTCGCCCAGATCCGGCGCAACTTCCTGTACCCGTTCTACGATCGGGGCGGCCCGGAAGATACCGGCGATCTGCAGCGCGACATACACGCCTCGATGCCGCAGGTCCACAAGAACTTCAACTTTCAGCTGCCGTTCTTCGGCTTCCGGTTCAACTATACGCGCGTGTCGATGAACGGCTTTCTGGAGTTTTCCGACCCGCCCGAACACTACACCTACCCGCTGTCGTTCCCGATCAAGGACTGGCCACAGCGCAACGACCCCTCGTTCATCGGCATCTTCTTCTCCAAGTGCCGGATCGGGCGCATCTACCAGACGGACTTTGACCAGCGGGCGCCCGGCGTGTACTTCCGGATGGAGCGCGATCTGATGACGCGCACTGATCGGGCGGGCGTCGAGATGCGCGAGCGCGTCATGTGGGACATCCGGGAGGGTGTGGTCGGGTCGGACACGTTCGTGCCGAAGCACGTCATCATCACGACCTGGAAGAACATGAGCTTCGCCGGCGGCATTGACAACTCGCTCTACCGGGTAAGTGAGGGTCGAAGGGTGTAGTTGTCCAGCTGGTTTTACTGACACGAGTCTCTCGCGCCTTCTTCAGACGAACTCGTTCCAGATGGTGCTGGCCACCGACGAGGTGTACACGTACGCCATCTTTAACTATGCGGAAATCAACTGGTCCTCGCACACGGAGGCCGGCGGCGACACGACCGGTGGAGAAGGTGGCGTTCCCGCCTATGTAAGTGTTGCTGCGCATCTGTGAGGTGTGTAGGACACCTAACTCACCTTAACGCTTCCTTTCCAGATCGGTTTTAACGCGGGCAATGGTACGCAGGCGTACGAGTACAAACCGTACAGCCAGGCGTCCGTGCTGCGCGACCTGACCGGGCGTGGCTGGGCGAACGGTTTCCCCGGCCGGCACATCTTCCGCATCGACGAGCGCATCATGCTCGGCACGTGCAACAAGGACATTGACGCGTCCCATCTGCCGCTGGTGTTTGCGCCCGAGTCGGGCAACATGCTGGGCGGCACGGTGGTGAACATTACCGGGCCGTGCTTTACCCGCGAGGACCGCATTGCCTGCCGGTTCGACACGGAGGAGGTGGTCGGCACGGTCGTCGACACGAACCGGGCCATCTGCATCCAGCCGTTCCTGAAGGCGCAGGGCTACATCCGGTTCGAGATTTCGATCGGCACGGATCGGTTCAAGTGGCGCGGGCGCTACTTCGTGGAGACgcccgccaccgccaccgatcGGATCT is part of the Anopheles gambiae chromosome X, idAnoGambNW_F1_1, whole genome shotgun sequence genome and harbors:
- the LOC1271675 gene encoding lipoamide acyltransferase component of branched-chain alpha-keto acid dehydrogenase complex, mitochondrial — encoded protein: MSGLFNLRRYGASIARHHLLACGGSTCRRPPSHAFGRALHTTAALDRVVSFHLSDIGEGIREVTVKEWYVKVGDVVEQFDNLCEVQSDKASVTITSRYDGKIVKLHHDVDGVALVGKPLLDFDVVDEEGDDSGSSSSSDSSSSDEEDTKAAAQQAGQVAATAASGKVLATPAVRRIAMENKVDLSKVPATGRNGRVLKGDVLEFLEVIPKGTVKPHPSLVAKEQRKAEPTAPLDLKQAETVVPLKGVAKAMVRSMTDALKIPHFAYCDEVDVTRLVAVRAELKEEAAARGVKLTYMPFFLKAASNALLQHPILNSSFDEPSESVIYKRYHNISVAMQTPQGLVVPNVKSVEQKSILQIAQDLNALQERGAKGALTPNDFANGTFALSNIGIIGGTYTHPVVMTPQVAIGGLGQTRVLPRFDADGRVVPAHIMVVSWTADHRIIDGVTMASFSNLWKQYLENPNLLMLGAK
- the LOC1271676 gene encoding uncharacterized protein LOC1271676, with protein sequence MAYRLLVSCLLLLQLVLTQADGGSFLAPSGSNYCPIPLEVLEQENGTAPADWSASCTQRRTEDHAKIEQAVAVIKDHLEKQAAATKPIRDELRQFGGTLLPLLNSAQVKTDAAELDELRMSVLVAAIEAGRIPEAMTQFLMLAGWNRWPQIVAQIYQNTRRDRQHIANLLEFIRIVPAPDDRVAFYHELKKHMVASKDYESYLGALFAADAFHVVYEADGKTPLNESDVKALYTTMLDGAGAYFQRALLTGANRYDLFLLDEHHPQLFDLLFDRIVNVSQANMRKFNSWQMMGALCRVHRPMSKVLLFRKTANLLLDHFKWEKENEYYAPMLAGYFEVCLPDIRKDPATAGLVTEVQNIFGRYKKGMNYKSISHIIGKNIHAYAG